Proteins from a single region of Sporosarcina sp. P33:
- a CDS encoding (Fe-S)-binding protein: MNILLIANWILFVAVVVYGVGLFLYLLKTRYEFIRLGRKEEFDNNVKERLRKIWVYVFGQKKLLKDKKSGAIHVMFFYGFLLVQFGAIDLIWKGLKPGSHLPLGPLYPAFTFFQEIVVFVILVAVVWAFYRRYMEKLVRLKRGWKSGLVLIFIGLLMLSTLVANGANMIWHNEGTTWTEPMASIIASVFSGLPTGAAVTIFFVGWWVHLLTLLTFLVYVPQSKHAHLIAGPANVYFHRLDHAGRLKPIDFEALEEVEDEEEMPPLGVGKITDFTQAQMIDFYACVECGRCTNMCPATGTGKMLSPMDLITKLRDHLTNTGAVMTKQKPWVPQLMFNNTQGNQLAFAAAAEGVTVDELYNPSLIGDVITEEEIWACTTCRNCEDQCPVMNEHVDKIIDLRRYLVMTEGKMDADAQRAMTNIERQGNPWGLNRKEKENWRDARPDLHIPTVKEAKKAGEDFEYLLWVGSMGAFDNRSQKIALSFAHLLNEAGVSFAILGNKEKNSGDTPRRLGNEFLFQELATANIAEFEKANVSKIVTIDPHAYNIFKNEYPDFGLQAIVKHHTELLYELVMAGKLVPKHAINETITFHDSCYLGRYNDVYDQPREILKAIPGVQLVEMKRNRQDGMCCGAGGGMMWMEEDAGQRVNVARTEQALEVSPGIISSGCPYCLTMLSDGTKAVEVEDGVGTYDIAELLERSIFGEEQTVTEPEIAEEPEVSVAVPELAASAETAETADEALNNSDETSN, encoded by the coding sequence ATGAACATACTACTCATCGCAAACTGGATATTATTTGTAGCAGTCGTCGTATACGGCGTCGGGCTATTTCTATATCTGCTGAAAACCCGGTACGAATTCATTCGGCTTGGTAGAAAAGAAGAATTTGACAACAACGTCAAAGAACGTCTCAGAAAAATCTGGGTCTACGTATTCGGACAAAAGAAACTATTGAAAGATAAAAAGAGCGGGGCCATTCACGTGATGTTCTTCTACGGATTCCTGCTCGTCCAATTTGGTGCAATCGATCTTATCTGGAAAGGATTAAAGCCGGGATCGCACTTGCCGCTTGGCCCGCTGTATCCGGCATTCACATTCTTCCAGGAGATTGTCGTATTCGTCATTCTGGTTGCGGTAGTGTGGGCATTCTACCGCCGTTATATGGAAAAACTTGTTCGTCTGAAAAGAGGCTGGAAATCCGGACTGGTCCTGATTTTCATCGGATTGCTGATGCTTTCCACACTCGTTGCAAACGGCGCGAACATGATCTGGCATAATGAGGGGACGACTTGGACAGAACCGATGGCGTCCATAATCGCTTCAGTATTCAGCGGATTGCCGACTGGCGCAGCCGTCACTATCTTCTTTGTCGGCTGGTGGGTACACTTACTGACGCTTCTGACGTTCCTTGTATATGTGCCGCAATCCAAGCACGCGCACTTAATCGCAGGTCCGGCCAACGTTTATTTCCATCGCCTCGACCATGCAGGCCGTCTGAAGCCTATCGATTTTGAAGCGCTTGAAGAAGTTGAGGACGAAGAGGAAATGCCGCCGCTTGGTGTGGGCAAAATTACCGATTTTACACAGGCGCAAATGATCGACTTCTATGCTTGTGTGGAATGCGGACGCTGTACGAATATGTGTCCGGCAACGGGAACAGGGAAAATGCTGTCACCGATGGATCTGATTACGAAATTGCGTGATCATCTGACAAACACAGGGGCTGTCATGACGAAGCAAAAACCTTGGGTGCCGCAACTCATGTTTAATAATACACAGGGGAATCAGCTGGCATTTGCTGCTGCGGCAGAAGGAGTGACAGTTGATGAGTTGTACAATCCTTCATTGATTGGCGATGTCATCACAGAAGAGGAAATCTGGGCATGTACGACGTGCCGTAACTGTGAAGATCAATGTCCTGTCATGAACGAACACGTTGACAAAATCATCGACCTTCGCCGTTACCTTGTTATGACGGAAGGGAAGATGGACGCGGATGCACAGCGCGCGATGACAAACATCGAGCGTCAGGGAAATCCGTGGGGCCTTAACCGAAAAGAGAAGGAAAACTGGAGAGATGCGCGTCCTGACTTGCACATCCCGACAGTGAAAGAAGCGAAAAAAGCTGGAGAAGACTTCGAATACTTACTATGGGTAGGTTCCATGGGTGCATTCGATAATCGCTCACAGAAAATCGCGCTGTCATTCGCACACTTGCTGAATGAAGCAGGCGTAAGCTTCGCGATTCTCGGCAATAAAGAGAAAAACTCGGGTGATACACCGCGCCGTCTCGGAAATGAGTTCTTATTCCAAGAATTGGCGACTGCCAATATTGCAGAGTTTGAAAAAGCGAACGTTTCGAAAATTGTCACGATCGATCCGCACGCATATAATATCTTCAAGAATGAATATCCGGATTTCGGACTGCAGGCGATTGTCAAACACCATACGGAGCTGTTGTATGAACTCGTCATGGCAGGCAAACTGGTTCCAAAGCATGCGATCAATGAAACGATCACATTCCACGACTCCTGTTACCTGGGCCGTTATAACGATGTCTATGATCAGCCAAGAGAAATTCTCAAAGCGATCCCGGGCGTCCAGCTGGTGGAAATGAAACGTAATCGCCAGGACGGCATGTGCTGTGGCGCAGGCGGCGGTATGATGTGGATGGAAGAAGATGCAGGCCAGCGCGTCAACGTAGCACGTACAGAACAGGCACTTGAAGTCAGTCCCGGCATCATTTCCTCGGGTTGTCCGTACTGCTTAACGATGCTGTCTGACGGAACGAAGGCTGTGGAAGTGGAAGATGGAGTCGGAACATATGACATCGCAGAACTGTTAGAGCGCTCCATTTTCGGAGAGGAACAGACAGTAACTGAACCAGAAATCGCAGAGGAGCCTGAAGTCTCCGTCGCGGTGCCTGAATTGGCCGCATCTGCTGAAACTGCCGAAACTGCGGATGAAGCACTGAATAACAGCGACGAAACATCGAATTAA
- a CDS encoding IS3 family transposase (programmed frameshift), with amino-acid sequence MGKNVYSSEVKWAVVKDKLSGELTTKEIMEKHGVKNKSQIETWMRWYRANEIYRFDQPIGKQYTFGHGPELSSEADKKERQMSHLKMENEILKKVHGDRKEIEKEIVLQIVEKLKKKYTITAILSALGVPRATYYRWRLEETDKSLSVEEEAIIELCKRTKYRNGHRKIKAFLKQEYNIELNRNTVQRLMQKHNLQCRIKPKRKWKSQGESIIIAPDLLKRNFTASEPNQKWVTDITYIQYGSTTKYLSTIMDLYNNEIVAYKLYDHQQTPLVIDTLKAALAARNHPTGVIIHSDQGSVYTSYAYQAYIKDNDLIGSMSRRGNCWDNAVIESFHSSLKSEEFQYVKFNSLRNNIVVERVIAYLNYYNEERIQEKLGYLTPIKYGVKAA; translated from the exons GTGGGCAAAAACGTATATTCAAGCGAAGTAAAATGGGCAGTTGTCAAAGATAAATTGAGTGGGGAATTAACAACTAAAGAAATTATGGAGAAGCACGGAGTCAAAAATAAATCCCAGATTGAAACCTGGATGAGATGGTATCGTGCAAATGAAATATATCGTTTTGATCAACCGATAGGTAAACAATATACCTTCGGTCATGGACCAGAACTTTCGAGTGAAGCGGACAAGAAAGAACGACAGATGTCTCATTTAAAAATGGAGAATGAGATTCTAA AAAAAGTACATGGAGATCGAAAGGAGATTGAGAAAGAAATAGTTCTTCAGATTGTGGAAAAACTAAAAAAGAAGTATACAATAACAGCCATTTTATCCGCATTAGGAGTACCACGAGCTACCTACTATAGGTGGCGTCTGGAGGAAACGGATAAGTCTCTTTCAGTGGAAGAGGAGGCTATTATAGAATTGTGTAAACGCACTAAATATCGGAATGGACATAGAAAAATCAAAGCATTTCTAAAGCAGGAATACAACATAGAATTGAATCGCAATACGGTTCAACGCCTCATGCAAAAGCATAACTTACAGTGTCGTATCAAGCCTAAACGAAAGTGGAAATCTCAAGGGGAAAGTATCATAATTGCCCCAGATCTTCTTAAACGTAATTTCACAGCTAGTGAACCGAATCAGAAGTGGGTAACCGACATCACCTATATCCAGTATGGTAGTACGACAAAATATCTTTCAACCATTATGGATTTATACAATAATGAAATTGTTGCTTACAAATTATACGACCATCAACAGACACCACTCGTAATTGACACATTAAAGGCGGCACTAGCTGCGAGAAACCACCCCACAGGAGTGATTATACATTCGGATCAAGGGAGTGTGTATACGTCATACGCGTATCAAGCCTATATCAAGGATAACGACCTGATCGGCAGCATGTCACGTCGAGGAAACTGTTGGGACAATGCGGTGATTGAATCATTTCATTCGAGTCTGAAATCTGAAGAATTTCAATACGTTAAATTTAATTCATTACGCAATAATATTGTAGTTGAACGAGTAATTGCCTATTTAAATTATTATAATGAAGAACGTATCCAAGAAAAATTAGGCTACCTGACACCGATAAAATATGGTGTCAAAGCAGCCTAA
- a CDS encoding acetyl-CoA C-acetyltransferase, with the protein MRTVILQGARTPFGKLGGALQSLSASDLGGIAIKEALSRAGIQGDQVDEVIMGTVLQAGQGQIPSRQAAVKGGIPYQVKTETINKVCASGMRSITLADQLIRLGDEKVIVAGGMESMSSAPYYANVRSGLKMGDSTLVDGMIYDGLTCSFSPGNVHMGTYGNRTANDFSLSRETQDQWALRSHERALNAIDNKWFEDEIVPVSIPQRKGDPAVITEDEGPRRGSSLEALAKLRPAFGKDGSVTAGNAPGINDGACAVVLMNEDEAKKQGKEPLAVILGHAEVAIEPERFPETPGHVINALLEKTGKTTDDIDLYEINEAFAVVALASSQIAELDEEKVNVNGGAVALGHPIGASGARVVLTLANELKRRGGGIGIAAICSGGGQGDAIMIEVPKSN; encoded by the coding sequence ATGAGAACAGTAATCTTACAGGGTGCCAGAACACCGTTTGGAAAATTAGGCGGTGCGCTGCAATCACTGTCTGCAAGTGACCTAGGCGGGATCGCAATCAAAGAGGCATTATCGCGTGCGGGCATACAGGGCGACCAAGTGGATGAAGTCATCATGGGGACTGTGCTGCAGGCAGGACAGGGGCAAATTCCATCTCGTCAAGCGGCTGTAAAGGGCGGCATTCCGTATCAGGTTAAAACGGAAACGATCAATAAAGTTTGCGCTTCCGGAATGCGCAGCATCACGCTTGCTGATCAGCTGATCCGTCTCGGCGACGAGAAAGTCATTGTGGCAGGCGGCATGGAGTCAATGTCCAGCGCGCCGTACTACGCCAATGTCCGCTCAGGATTGAAAATGGGTGACAGCACATTGGTAGACGGCATGATCTATGACGGTTTGACTTGTTCATTCTCTCCTGGCAATGTCCACATGGGCACATACGGCAACAGGACAGCAAATGATTTCTCATTAAGCCGTGAAACACAGGACCAATGGGCGCTTCGCAGCCATGAGCGCGCACTGAACGCAATCGATAATAAATGGTTTGAAGATGAAATTGTGCCTGTCAGCATTCCGCAGCGAAAAGGTGACCCGGCAGTCATCACAGAAGACGAAGGCCCGCGCAGAGGCAGTTCACTCGAAGCATTGGCAAAACTGCGTCCGGCATTCGGTAAAGACGGAAGTGTTACAGCAGGAAACGCGCCAGGCATTAACGACGGAGCATGTGCTGTCGTGCTGATGAATGAAGACGAAGCGAAAAAACAAGGAAAAGAACCGCTGGCTGTCATTCTGGGGCACGCAGAAGTAGCGATTGAACCGGAACGTTTCCCTGAAACACCGGGGCATGTAATCAACGCACTTCTTGAAAAAACGGGAAAGACAACAGATGATATCGATTTATATGAAATTAATGAAGCGTTCGCGGTCGTTGCGCTTGCAAGCTCGCAAATCGCAGAACTCGATGAAGAAAAAGTCAATGTCAATGGCGGGGCAGTGGCACTTGGCCACCCGATCGGCGCAAGCGGGGCGCGCGTCGTTCTAACTTTGGCGAATGAACTGAAACGCCGCGGCGGCGGAATCGGCATTGCGGCAATTTGTTCAGGCGGCGGCCAAGGTGATGCCATCATGATTGAAGTACCAAAATCAAACTGA
- a CDS encoding 3-hydroxybutyryl-CoA dehydrogenase, with translation MTIEKVFVIGAGQMGGGIAQVCAQAGYEVTLHDINEAAHDRGFEVIKKNLSRNVEKGRMTEGEKEEILGRFTKSVDLQNAKHADIVIEAAVENMEVKSKIFAELDEITPSHTILATNTSSLPITEIGAATKRPGKVIGMHFMNPVPVMQLVEVIRGLATDDDVYEAVEDMTKKLNKTPVEVNDYPGFVANRVLMPMINEAIFTLYEGVATKEAIDDVMKMGMNHPMGPLQLADFIGLDTCLYIMETLYEGFGDSKYRPCPLLRKYVKAGWYGKKTGRGFYSYE, from the coding sequence ATGACAATCGAGAAAGTATTCGTAATCGGCGCAGGCCAAATGGGCGGAGGGATCGCCCAGGTCTGTGCACAGGCAGGCTATGAAGTCACACTTCACGATATTAATGAAGCTGCACATGACCGCGGTTTTGAGGTCATTAAGAAAAACTTATCGCGTAACGTGGAAAAGGGCCGTATGACTGAGGGAGAGAAAGAAGAGATCCTTGGCCGTTTCACGAAGTCGGTAGATCTGCAAAATGCAAAACATGCCGATATCGTGATTGAAGCAGCAGTCGAAAATATGGAAGTAAAATCAAAAATATTTGCAGAGCTGGATGAAATCACACCGTCTCATACGATTCTCGCAACAAATACTTCTTCATTGCCGATTACAGAAATCGGTGCGGCAACGAAACGTCCCGGTAAAGTCATCGGCATGCATTTCATGAATCCGGTGCCGGTGATGCAGCTTGTGGAAGTCATTCGCGGCCTTGCGACAGACGATGATGTCTATGAAGCAGTGGAAGACATGACAAAGAAGCTCAACAAAACACCGGTGGAAGTAAATGATTATCCGGGATTCGTTGCAAACCGTGTGCTTATGCCGATGATCAACGAAGCAATCTTCACACTGTATGAAGGCGTCGCAACGAAAGAAGCAATCGACGATGTCATGAAAATGGGCATGAATCACCCGATGGGGCCGCTGCAGCTGGCAGATTTCATTGGACTCGATACATGTTTGTATATTATGGAAACCTTGTATGAAGGATTTGGAGACTCGAAATACCGTCCGTGTCCGCTGCTCCGTAAATACGTCAAAGCGGGCTGGTACGGTAAAAAGACGGGCCGCGGATTTTACTCATACGAATAA
- a CDS encoding acyl-CoA dehydrogenase encodes MDFMLTEEQQMMRQMVRDFAKNEIEPWIPRMEEGEFPRELLEKMGGLGLMGITAPEKYGGSEMDFLSYIIAIHELSKVSAVMGVVLSVHTSVGMNPILYFGTEEQKNRYLPKMASGEYLGAFCLTEASSGSDAGSLKTSAKRVDDHYVINGSKMFITNGGEADVYIVFANTAPDKGTYGITAFIVDRDTPGLSIGKDEKKMGLHGSRTVALSFDNMKVPAENRLGEEGGGFKIAMANLDVGRIGIAAQALGIAEASLEAAVSYAKEREQFGKPIAANQGIGFKLSDMATAAEAARLLVYRAAWLRAEGKPCGKEASMAKLFAAQTAVDNSIEAVQVFGGYGYTKDYPAERYFRDAKVCQIYEGTSEIQKVVIAKHITG; translated from the coding sequence ATGGATTTCATGTTAACAGAAGAGCAACAAATGATGCGTCAAATGGTCCGGGACTTTGCAAAAAACGAGATCGAGCCTTGGATTCCACGAATGGAAGAAGGGGAATTTCCTCGTGAATTGCTGGAGAAAATGGGCGGGCTCGGATTGATGGGGATTACAGCGCCTGAGAAATACGGAGGTTCAGAAATGGACTTTCTGTCATACATTATCGCCATTCACGAACTGTCAAAAGTAAGTGCAGTCATGGGTGTTGTTCTGTCCGTCCATACTTCTGTTGGCATGAATCCAATCCTCTACTTCGGCACAGAAGAACAAAAGAACCGCTATTTGCCGAAGATGGCGTCTGGTGAATACCTCGGCGCGTTCTGCCTGACAGAAGCATCATCGGGATCAGATGCAGGCTCATTGAAAACATCAGCTAAGCGGGTGGATGACCACTACGTCATTAACGGTTCTAAAATGTTCATCACAAACGGCGGAGAAGCGGACGTCTACATCGTCTTCGCAAACACCGCGCCTGACAAAGGAACATATGGCATCACAGCATTCATCGTCGACCGTGACACACCGGGACTTTCCATCGGCAAAGATGAAAAGAAAATGGGATTGCACGGCTCGCGGACTGTTGCGCTGAGCTTCGATAATATGAAAGTACCTGCAGAAAACAGACTCGGTGAAGAAGGCGGCGGCTTTAAAATCGCCATGGCCAATCTGGACGTCGGCCGCATCGGCATCGCAGCGCAGGCACTCGGCATAGCGGAAGCATCACTTGAAGCTGCAGTCAGTTACGCCAAAGAACGCGAACAATTTGGCAAACCAATCGCAGCCAATCAAGGAATCGGCTTCAAACTGTCCGATATGGCAACCGCAGCAGAAGCCGCCCGACTGCTCGTCTACCGTGCGGCATGGCTGCGCGCAGAAGGCAAACCGTGCGGGAAAGAAGCCTCCATGGCCAAATTATTTGCAGCACAGACTGCAGTAGACAACTCCATCGAAGCCGTTCAAGTATTTGGCGGCTACGGCTACACAAAAGACTATCCGGCAGAACGTTACTTCCGCGATGCGAAAGTATGCCAAATCTACGAAGGCACAAGCGAAATCCAAAAAGTAGTCATCGCCAAACACATCACAGGCTGA